The Centroberyx gerrardi isolate f3 chromosome 19, fCenGer3.hap1.cur.20231027, whole genome shotgun sequence genome has a segment encoding these proteins:
- the oprd1a gene encoding opioid receptor, delta 1a: MEPFTVPGAADLSLADLYSVIPFNVTFPDEESGLVGGGLQNYTERQSPARSAGGIIIAISITALYSVICVVGLLGNILVMYGVVRYTKMKTATNIYIFNLALADALATSTLPFQSAKYLMSTWPFGEILCKVIIAIDYYNMFTSIFTLTMMSVDRYIAVCHPVRALEFRTPVKAKLINVLIWVLSSAIGVPIMIMAVTKVADSGKTICMLKFPDPDWYWDTVTKICVFIFAFVVPVMVITICYGLMILRLRSVRLLSGSKEKDRNMRRITRMVLVVVAAFIICWTPIHIFIIVKTLVEIDNRNPFVIASWHLCIALGYTNSSLNPVLYAFLDENFKRCFRDFCLPCRTRVEQNSLARGRNTTREPVSVCAPSEAGKKPA; this comes from the exons ATGGAGCCGTTCACGGTGCCCGGTGCTGCTGATCTGTCTCTGGCCGACCTTTACTCCGTCATCCCGTTCAATGTCACCTTTCCGGACGAGGAGAGCGGCTTGGTGGGCGGCGGGCTGCAGAACTACACCGAGCGGCAGAGTCCGGCGAGGAGCGCCGGCGGGATTATCATAGCCATATCCATCACGGCTCTCTACTCCGTCATTTGCGTGGTGGGACTCCTGGGCAACATCCTCGTCATGTACGGGGTAGTGAG ATACACCAAGATGAAGACAGCCACCAATATCTACATCTTCAACTTGGCTCTCGCTGACGCCTTGGCCACGAGCACGCTGCCTTTCCAGAGCGCCAAGTACCTCATGAGTACCTGGCCCTTTGGGGAGATCCTGTGTAAAGTCATCATCGCCATCGACTACTACAACATGTTCACCAGCATCTTCACCCTCACCATGATGAGCGTGGACCGCTACATCGCCGTGTGCCACCCGGTCCGGGCGCTGGAGTTCCGGACGCCAGTCAAGGCCAAGCTGATCAACGTGCTCATCTGGGTCTTGTCTTCGGCGATTGGAGTACCAATTATGATCATGGCTGTGACCAAGGTGGCAGACAGTG GTAAAACCATCTGCATGCTGAAGTTCCCTGACCCGGACTGGTACTGGGACACAGTGACGAAGATCTGCGTGTTCATCTTCGCGTTCGTGGTTCCGGTGATGGTCATCACCATATGTTACGGCCTGATGATCCTGCGTCTCAGGAGCGTCCGCCTGCTCTCCGGCTCCAAGGAGAAAGATCGCAATATGCGCCGCATCACCCGCATGGTCCTTGTGGTGGTGGCAGCCTTCATCATCTGCTGGACACCCATCCACATCTTCATCATCGTGAAGACCCTGGTGGAGATCGACAACAGGAACCCCTTCGTGATAGCCAGCTGGCACTTGTGCATCGCCTTAGGCTACACCAACAGCAGCCTCAACCCGGTCCTCTACGCATTTTTGGACGAGAACTTCAAGAGATGCTTCAGGGATTTCTGCCTTCCCTGTCGGACCCGTGTGGAGCAGAACAGTCTGGCCCGAGGCCGCAACACCACCAGGGAGCCGGTGTCCGTCTGCGCCCCGTCGGAAGCTGGGAAGAAGCCGGCATGA